One Natrinema halophilum genomic window carries:
- a CDS encoding fumarylacetoacetate hydrolase family protein, producing the protein MKLVRIATDDGPVAGRYEDGVVHTDDGVYEVGTDADFLPPCVPSALYCVGRNFAATIEQMEYERPDEPDFFIKPPASLVGHEDPIPYPTFTDELTYAGELAAVIDEPCRNLSEADVPGVVRGYTILNDMDALDQGERTPRKAFDASGPLGPWIETAVDPTGIDMYTDVAGERRQEANTERMLFDPSEVIAYLSRRITFRPGDVVSFGSPANPGLVEPGDSVEITYEGVGTLRNTVVNPSERDRFGLESEPVRP; encoded by the coding sequence ATGAAACTCGTGCGAATCGCGACGGACGACGGGCCTGTCGCCGGGCGGTACGAAGACGGTGTCGTTCACACGGACGACGGCGTATACGAGGTCGGTACGGATGCGGACTTTCTCCCACCGTGCGTTCCCTCGGCGCTGTACTGCGTCGGGCGAAATTTTGCAGCGACGATCGAACAGATGGAGTACGAACGCCCCGACGAGCCCGATTTCTTCATCAAGCCGCCCGCCTCGCTCGTCGGACACGAAGATCCGATCCCCTATCCGACGTTCACCGACGAACTCACCTACGCCGGCGAACTCGCGGCCGTCATCGATGAACCCTGCCGAAATCTCTCCGAAGCCGACGTACCCGGTGTCGTCCGCGGGTACACGATTTTGAACGATATGGACGCTCTCGATCAGGGCGAGCGGACGCCGCGAAAGGCCTTCGACGCGTCCGGACCGCTCGGCCCGTGGATCGAAACCGCCGTCGATCCGACGGGGATCGATATGTACACGGACGTCGCCGGCGAGCGCCGACAGGAAGCAAACACCGAACGCATGCTGTTCGATCCCTCCGAAGTCATCGCTTATCTCTCGCGCCGGATTACCTTTCGGCCCGGCGACGTCGTCTCCTTTGGCAGTCCTGCAAACCCCGGTCTGGTCGAACCCGGTGACTCCGTCGAAATCACGTACGAGGGCGTTGGCACACTTCGGAATACGGTCGTGAACCCGAGCGAACGAGACCGGTTCGGACTCGAGTCAGAGCCGGTCCGTCCGTAA
- a CDS encoding cation:proton antiporter encodes MTPPLADVFLFAAALFIVLAIVMFYRAIVGPTTQDRLLAVNVIGTNTVVVLALLSVALDEPWFLDVALIYALLNFLMSIAISKFTVERGGVL; translated from the coding sequence ATGACGCCCCCGCTCGCAGACGTATTTCTGTTCGCCGCAGCGCTGTTCATCGTTCTCGCTATCGTGATGTTTTACCGCGCTATCGTGGGGCCGACCACCCAGGATCGGCTGCTGGCAGTGAACGTCATCGGGACGAATACGGTCGTTGTTCTCGCCTTGCTGTCCGTGGCACTCGACGAACCGTGGTTTCTCGACGTTGCGCTGATCTACGCGCTACTGAACTTCCTGATGTCGATCGCGATTTCGAAGTTCACCGTCGAACGAGGTGGCGTCCTGTGA
- a CDS encoding CbtB domain-containing protein produces the protein MTTETVHDRIGTARDELPIGQLTAVLTFAAAVSFALLFLQEPLAHDSLHNFRHAAGVICH, from the coding sequence ATGACGACCGAAACCGTTCACGACCGCATCGGGACCGCACGCGACGAACTGCCGATCGGACAGCTTACGGCCGTTCTCACGTTCGCCGCGGCAGTATCCTTCGCATTGCTCTTTCTTCAGGAGCCACTCGCTCACGACTCGCTGCACAACTTCCGGCACGCAGCCGGCGTGATCTGTCACTGA
- a CDS encoding CbtA family protein: MLVEYLERGILAGVIAGIAYGAYVAFVANPLISYMETVAEAGDSSRGHAHEAGNHASIVGEHAHTAGEEAHAVSEAMTATISVGGGVLWGILLGGIFALAYYVLEPALPGRGNVKACVLAGAGFLTVSGAPWLVLPPTTPGASQAYDPSLRVGIYLGMMVVGAVVATASVQVYQRVSTEHRLLGVVTAAAPIVALVASTTVGAPTIVEAGGMPAELVTVFRGLTALSQAALWTCIAGCFVWLQTRADVQSATKRSDDLLTNP; this comes from the coding sequence ATGCTCGTCGAGTATCTCGAACGCGGGATTCTCGCCGGTGTCATCGCGGGTATCGCGTACGGCGCATACGTTGCTTTCGTCGCGAATCCGCTGATCAGCTATATGGAAACGGTCGCCGAAGCCGGTGACAGCAGTCGTGGTCACGCCCACGAAGCGGGAAATCACGCCAGCATCGTCGGCGAACACGCCCATACCGCAGGTGAGGAGGCTCACGCAGTAAGCGAGGCGATGACCGCTACCATCAGCGTCGGTGGTGGCGTCCTCTGGGGAATCCTGCTCGGCGGTATTTTTGCACTCGCCTACTACGTTCTCGAACCCGCCTTACCGGGCCGCGGCAACGTCAAGGCTTGCGTGTTAGCCGGCGCCGGCTTCCTCACTGTCTCGGGTGCGCCGTGGCTCGTCCTTCCGCCTACGACGCCAGGTGCGTCTCAAGCGTACGATCCGTCCCTCCGAGTCGGAATCTACCTCGGAATGATGGTAGTCGGTGCCGTCGTTGCCACCGCCTCGGTACAAGTGTATCAACGCGTATCGACCGAACACCGGCTACTCGGGGTAGTTACAGCTGCAGCACCGATCGTCGCACTCGTCGCCAGTACGACGGTCGGCGCCCCGACCATCGTCGAGGCCGGCGGGATGCCAGCCGAACTCGTGACCGTGTTCCGTGGACTGACAGCGCTGAGCCAGGCTGCGCTCTGGACATGCATCGCCGGCTGTTTCGTCTGGCTCCAGACCCGGGCTGACGTTCAATCGGCAACGAAACGCTCCGACGACCTGCTTACCAACCCATGA
- a CDS encoding adenosylcobinamide amidohydrolase produces MIESEPAFDAIRRDGVLRVSRPETEWLSTGWNGGRRVADHAYNISVPEGWDRTDLSAYVDERLERAGFQRTAADATGPALLTGVEIEDACGARCGPVTAYATAGVSNPAALPISQDPSSEMDTKMKSESEATVPETGQAGLERGQGERQGQRQGQGQRQGQRQGQGQGTVNVIVGTERALAPGALANLIAVAAEAKAATLLAETGFPGTTTDAVVVGHDPSGTPTDFSGSATEVGGATRACVREAVRAALRVHYTDSDVVLPESVADAAYGVSTDVRAAVFRPRGPDEAAEPEG; encoded by the coding sequence ATGATTGAGTCGGAGCCTGCTTTCGACGCGATCCGGCGAGACGGCGTCCTCCGGGTCAGTCGACCGGAGACGGAGTGGCTTTCGACCGGCTGGAACGGCGGCCGTCGCGTCGCAGATCACGCGTACAACATTTCGGTTCCGGAGGGCTGGGACCGGACGGACCTCAGCGCGTACGTGGACGAACGGCTCGAACGGGCGGGCTTCCAGCGGACCGCCGCGGACGCGACTGGACCGGCTTTACTGACCGGTGTGGAGATCGAAGACGCATGCGGTGCACGCTGTGGTCCCGTGACAGCCTACGCGACCGCCGGGGTTTCGAACCCGGCAGCGTTGCCGATATCGCAGGACCCGTCGTCGGAGATGGATACGAAGATGAAATCGGAGTCGGAAGCGACCGTCCCCGAGACCGGACAAGCGGGTCTCGAGCGGGGTCAGGGTGAGAGACAGGGACAGAGACAGGGACAGGGACAGAGACAGGGACAGAGACAGGGACAGGGACAGGGGACCGTCAACGTCATCGTTGGCACCGAGCGGGCGCTCGCACCTGGCGCGTTGGCGAACCTGATCGCGGTCGCCGCGGAGGCGAAGGCGGCGACGTTGCTCGCCGAAACCGGCTTTCCGGGCACTACGACCGACGCGGTCGTCGTCGGTCACGATCCGTCGGGGACGCCGACTGACTTCTCGGGGAGCGCAACCGAAGTGGGTGGGGCGACGCGCGCCTGTGTTCGAGAGGCGGTCCGTGCGGCGTTGCGGGTCCACTACACGGACTCCGACGTGGTCCTTCCGGAGTCTGTCGCGGACGCGGCGTACGGTGTCTCGACGGACGTTCGTGCGGCCGTGTTTCGTCCGCGGGGACCAGACGAGGCCGCCGAACCCGAAGGTTAA
- a CDS encoding quinone-dependent dihydroorotate dehydrogenase — MTLYSRVRPLAFKLPAETAHDLGKRTLRAAQSTWPTRAALSSAYQYEHPALAVDLFETRFSNPVGVAAGFDKNAEVTHALAALGFGFVEIGTVTPYPQDGNDRPRLFRLLEDGGMINRMGFNGQGMERVKSRLESDGTPEIPLGVNVGKMNSSNEREAIEDYRRVFDRLSPFADYVVVNVSCPNTPDEFDEGSPEHLRSIFETLEAENDREVPILVKIGPDSPDESMFDLVDIVREFDLDGIVATNTSTSRRDLESPQQEEWGGLSGKPIEERSTEVIRTLADYTDGELPIIGVGGVDSAASAYEKIRAGASLVQLYTGFVYEGPSTAKRINRGLVKILERDGFSSVEDAVGADVVDRS, encoded by the coding sequence ATGACGCTGTACTCGCGCGTGCGGCCCCTGGCGTTTAAACTGCCGGCCGAGACTGCCCACGACCTCGGCAAGCGAACGCTCCGGGCGGCCCAGTCGACTTGGCCGACACGGGCGGCGCTATCCAGCGCGTACCAGTACGAGCATCCGGCGCTCGCGGTCGATCTGTTCGAAACGAGATTTTCAAACCCCGTCGGCGTCGCTGCGGGGTTCGACAAGAACGCGGAGGTGACTCACGCACTGGCCGCGCTCGGTTTTGGCTTCGTGGAAATCGGAACCGTCACGCCATATCCACAGGACGGCAACGACCGACCCCGACTGTTCCGGCTGCTCGAGGACGGGGGGATGATCAACCGAATGGGATTCAACGGCCAGGGAATGGAACGGGTCAAATCACGGCTCGAGAGCGACGGAACACCGGAGATTCCGCTCGGCGTGAACGTCGGCAAGATGAACTCCTCGAACGAACGCGAGGCGATCGAAGACTATCGTCGTGTGTTCGATCGACTCTCACCGTTTGCCGACTACGTCGTGGTAAACGTCTCCTGTCCGAACACGCCCGACGAGTTCGACGAGGGCTCGCCCGAACACCTTCGTTCGATTTTCGAAACGCTCGAGGCCGAAAACGACCGAGAGGTACCGATACTCGTGAAAATCGGCCCCGATTCACCCGACGAATCGATGTTCGATCTGGTCGACATCGTTCGGGAGTTCGACCTCGACGGAATCGTCGCGACCAATACCTCGACGAGCCGTAGAGACCTCGAGTCACCGCAACAAGAGGAGTGGGGTGGGCTCAGCGGGAAGCCGATCGAGGAGCGCTCCACCGAAGTCATTCGCACGCTCGCCGACTACACGGACGGCGAACTACCGATTATCGGCGTCGGCGGCGTCGATTCGGCGGCGAGCGCGTACGAAAAGATCCGAGCAGGTGCCTCGCTCGTCCAGTTGTACACCGGGTTCGTGTACGAAGGCCCCTCGACGGCGAAGCGAATCAATCGAGGGCTGGTCAAGATACTCGAGCGCGACGGGTTCTCCTCGGTCGAAGACGCGGTCGGCGCGGACGTCGTCGATCGATCGTAG
- a CDS encoding YkgJ family cysteine cluster protein, with protein sequence MSADAPRRVEVYPDNEVVVEFDPDLTFECVDDCTWCCHHGVLLYDRDLLELAERANLAETTTDFRGEKFVTREEKDRDDHVAEDGHACAFLREDGLCSLHLEDDWKPTRCSVFPLGVWLEDGNLHVDIRDSAHDHCEGLNVSERRVVDNLEAFLPAVLWDLENPDSDREL encoded by the coding sequence GTGAGCGCTGACGCCCCGCGACGCGTCGAAGTGTACCCAGACAACGAGGTCGTCGTCGAGTTCGATCCGGACCTCACCTTCGAGTGCGTCGACGATTGCACGTGGTGTTGTCACCACGGCGTTCTCCTCTACGACCGGGACCTCCTCGAGTTAGCCGAGCGAGCGAATCTCGCCGAAACGACGACGGACTTTCGCGGCGAAAAATTCGTCACGCGCGAAGAGAAAGACCGCGACGATCACGTCGCTGAAGACGGCCACGCCTGTGCCTTCCTGCGGGAGGACGGGCTCTGTTCGCTTCATCTCGAGGACGATTGGAAACCGACCCGGTGTTCCGTGTTCCCGCTGGGTGTCTGGCTCGAGGACGGCAACCTCCACGTGGATATCCGTGACTCGGCCCACGATCACTGCGAGGGGTTGAACGTCAGTGAGCGGCGGGTGGTCGACAACCTCGAGGCGTTCCTGCCGGCGGTGCTCTGGGACCTCGAGAACCCTGACTCGGATCGCGAACTGTAG
- a CDS encoding translation initiation factor eIF-1A, with protein sequence MTEESGRRNLRMPNNDEVFAVVTEHLGGNHVRLRCEDGEERLGRIPGRMKYRTWIEQDDIVVAEPWDWQDEKATIEWRYTGQDADQLRREGHID encoded by the coding sequence GTGACAGAAGAATCCGGGCGTCGGAACCTCCGTATGCCCAACAACGATGAAGTATTCGCCGTCGTGACCGAACACCTCGGTGGCAACCACGTTCGCCTCCGCTGTGAGGACGGCGAGGAACGGCTCGGACGCATTCCTGGGCGCATGAAATATCGCACCTGGATCGAACAAGACGACATCGTCGTCGCCGAGCCCTGGGACTGGCAAGACGAGAAGGCCACCATCGAGTGGCGCTATACCGGCCAGGACGCAGACCAGCTCCGCCGCGAAGGTCACATCGATTGA
- a CDS encoding monovalent cation/H+ antiporter subunit E: protein MASERLLVPLSDTVTVRQTVGYAVQSGLETGDSLECHLVVALPYDADVPESERYREDAAGLLSRARNWVEEDANDADVTIETATLGADEYLFGPRDYADVFDAYADDNGIDRVVIDPEYQPGVTAQLLQPLERELERVGLAYVEAPVGRPARHGRLGGDSESFDRLFATFWISYGFYLVLGDPTYWFDLVTGAAVAAIVAVTLATVTFSVPLDRIKSPVRTVRFVCYIPYLLWEIVKANIAVSAVILRPSMPIEPALTRVNARVRSGLPLTALANSITLTPGTLTVRANNQQLLVHTLIPAAREDLFDGGLERGIRFVFYGRKSASIPSPEERDDAEIVGGDEL from the coding sequence GTGGCGTCTGAACGCCTGCTCGTTCCGTTATCGGACACGGTGACCGTTCGGCAAACGGTCGGATACGCCGTCCAGTCGGGCCTCGAGACCGGTGACTCCCTCGAATGTCACCTCGTGGTCGCACTCCCGTACGACGCCGACGTGCCCGAGAGCGAGCGCTACCGCGAAGACGCGGCGGGGTTACTCTCGCGAGCTCGAAACTGGGTCGAGGAAGACGCCAACGACGCGGACGTGACAATCGAAACGGCGACGCTCGGCGCCGATGAATACCTGTTCGGCCCGCGGGATTACGCCGACGTATTCGACGCGTACGCCGACGACAACGGTATCGACCGCGTTGTTATCGATCCAGAATACCAGCCAGGCGTTACCGCACAACTGCTCCAACCCCTCGAGCGCGAGCTCGAACGCGTCGGGTTGGCCTACGTCGAAGCCCCAGTCGGGCGGCCGGCCCGTCACGGACGGCTCGGCGGCGATAGCGAGAGCTTCGATCGACTGTTCGCGACGTTCTGGATCTCCTACGGGTTCTATCTCGTCCTGGGCGATCCAACCTACTGGTTCGATCTCGTCACCGGTGCGGCGGTCGCAGCCATCGTCGCCGTCACGCTCGCGACGGTAACGTTTTCAGTGCCGCTGGATCGAATCAAGTCGCCGGTACGAACGGTCCGATTCGTCTGTTACATCCCGTATCTCCTCTGGGAGATCGTCAAGGCCAATATCGCGGTCTCGGCGGTCATACTCAGACCATCCATGCCGATCGAGCCAGCGCTGACGCGAGTCAACGCCCGCGTTCGAAGCGGCTTGCCGCTGACCGCCCTGGCCAACAGCATCACGCTCACACCGGGAACGCTTACGGTTCGAGCCAACAATCAGCAACTACTGGTACACACGCTGATCCCGGCGGCCCGCGAAGACCTGTTCGACGGCGGACTCGAGCGCGGAATCCGCTTCGTCTTCTACGGGCGGAAATCCGCGTCGATCCCGTCGCCGGAAGAGCGCGACGACGCCGAGATCGTCGGAGGTGACGAACTATGA
- a CDS encoding MmgE/PrpD family protein: protein MTETPSSGVATELADFVAERTTDEIPDEALRLAERAILDTVGVTLAGADAEAGTTAVAAMGDSRGETTVLGRDEQLSLSDAVFANATAGHALDFDDVALAAMDGHPSVPMVAPLLAVGQRNGASGRELLTAYVAGFEVQGYLSKPISPGHYEGGWHATSTIGLFGATAAVARLLALSPDRTEHALNIAASMPAGLKRNFGTTTKPIHAGQAARSATTAALLASEGATADSTAIDGDRGFFDLYRGDSPPDKERLPDLGSRWALLEDGIDVKKYPCCYYTHAAIYAATEIAETNDIRADAIDDIVVTASQGAADALAHDDPRTGLEAKFSMPYLIASAIVRRGVGLSAFEADRIEEPAVQAVRERVTLSVDEDLPYDSNTAHVAVTDRTGDVYERTQERPPGTHDDPLSNDELQEKFRMCAEYAPRPVAIDDAITALDNLRSVEDVRSVIESL from the coding sequence ATGACCGAGACCCCCTCGAGTGGAGTCGCAACGGAACTTGCAGATTTCGTCGCCGAACGTACGACCGACGAGATTCCCGATGAAGCGCTTCGATTGGCTGAACGGGCGATCTTGGACACCGTTGGGGTGACGCTCGCCGGTGCCGATGCCGAGGCAGGAACGACTGCCGTCGCCGCGATGGGGGACAGCCGTGGCGAGACGACTGTCCTCGGACGTGATGAACAACTGTCTCTCTCCGACGCCGTCTTCGCGAACGCGACAGCGGGACACGCGCTAGATTTCGACGACGTCGCCCTCGCGGCGATGGACGGGCATCCGAGCGTCCCGATGGTTGCACCGCTTTTAGCCGTCGGGCAACGAAACGGAGCGTCAGGACGAGAGTTGCTGACCGCATACGTCGCCGGATTCGAGGTGCAGGGGTATCTCTCGAAACCGATCAGTCCCGGCCACTACGAAGGCGGGTGGCACGCGACGTCGACCATCGGCCTCTTCGGCGCTACTGCCGCAGTCGCCCGACTGCTCGCACTATCTCCCGACCGCACCGAACACGCGCTCAATATCGCCGCCTCGATGCCGGCCGGCCTCAAGCGGAACTTCGGGACGACGACGAAACCGATCCACGCAGGTCAGGCCGCTCGTTCAGCGACGACCGCGGCCCTGCTCGCAAGCGAGGGAGCGACGGCGGATTCGACGGCGATCGACGGCGACCGTGGGTTCTTCGACCTCTATCGAGGTGACAGTCCCCCGGACAAAGAGCGACTACCTGACCTCGGCTCCCGCTGGGCGCTGCTCGAGGACGGCATAGACGTCAAAAAGTACCCGTGCTGTTACTACACGCACGCCGCGATCTACGCGGCGACCGAGATCGCGGAAACGAACGATATTCGGGCCGACGCCATCGACGACATCGTCGTGACCGCCTCCCAGGGTGCGGCCGATGCGCTCGCCCACGACGATCCGCGGACGGGTCTCGAGGCGAAGTTCTCGATGCCGTACCTGATCGCCAGCGCGATCGTCCGTCGAGGGGTCGGTCTATCGGCATTCGAGGCTGATCGGATCGAGGAACCTGCGGTCCAGGCTGTCCGCGAGCGCGTCACGCTGTCCGTCGACGAAGACTTGCCGTACGACTCGAACACCGCTCACGTCGCTGTGACGGACCGTACGGGTGACGTATACGAACGCACACAGGAACGACCACCCGGCACGCACGACGATCCGCTTTCGAACGACGAACTTCAGGAGAAGTTCAGAATGTGTGCGGAATATGCGCCGAGACCGGTTGCGATCGACGACGCGATCACAGCCCTCGACAACCTCCGGAGCGTCGAGGACGTACGTAGCGTCATCGAATCGCTTTAA
- the cobT gene encoding nicotinate mononucleotide-dependent phosphoribosyltransferase CobT: MRVLLPAGTTETALIDGISAAGATPELMAHTPSADVEILEYGEPIASPVTPVSPSGCPTPAAVTRAVWEVVGFNLTVIDAGLARPTAAPTVDLDVRPGNDVREPIAVPDADATFDRAYDYGTSLPDDELLIGETVPGGTTTALGVLTALGEPTGVSSSLPENPIERKRRVVDEALTASDLEAGDCEGAPLEAVGVVGDPVQPTVAGITAGALEAGIDVTLAGGTQMIAVAALVRHAGIDAALSIATTSFVAAEQGDRLWDACERFDCDLTVTDPGFDERDHVAMERYCAGEAKEGVAMGGALSLVPEGRMSDVRDRLEMICVRLGIDTEPGLESGGRNEGGSTPSSVGMADAEGTAAEEMDAEGTAAEEMDAEGTAAEEMDAEGDRGS; encoded by the coding sequence ATGCGAGTCCTCCTCCCCGCCGGAACGACCGAAACGGCCCTGATCGATGGGATCAGCGCTGCCGGAGCCACACCGGAGCTGATGGCGCATACTCCCTCGGCCGACGTCGAGATCCTCGAGTACGGCGAGCCGATCGCGTCGCCGGTGACTCCGGTGAGTCCCAGCGGGTGTCCGACACCTGCAGCGGTGACACGCGCCGTCTGGGAGGTCGTCGGCTTTAACCTCACAGTGATCGATGCGGGACTCGCCCGACCGACGGCTGCGCCGACGGTCGATCTCGACGTTCGGCCGGGCAACGATGTCCGAGAACCGATTGCCGTGCCCGACGCGGACGCCACCTTCGACCGCGCGTACGACTACGGCACGAGCCTCCCAGACGACGAGCTCCTGATCGGCGAGACGGTCCCCGGCGGTACGACCACTGCACTCGGCGTCCTCACCGCGCTCGGCGAACCGACCGGTGTCTCCTCCTCGCTTCCAGAGAACCCGATCGAGCGCAAGCGACGCGTCGTCGACGAGGCCCTGACCGCAAGCGATCTCGAGGCCGGCGATTGCGAGGGCGCACCGCTCGAGGCGGTCGGTGTCGTCGGTGATCCCGTCCAGCCGACCGTCGCCGGAATTACGGCCGGCGCGCTCGAGGCCGGTATCGACGTAACTTTGGCCGGTGGGACGCAGATGATCGCGGTCGCTGCACTGGTGCGCCACGCCGGGATCGACGCGGCGCTTTCGATCGCGACTACCTCGTTCGTCGCGGCGGAGCAAGGCGATCGACTGTGGGATGCCTGCGAGCGATTCGACTGTGATCTCACCGTCACGGACCCCGGTTTCGACGAGCGAGATCACGTCGCGATGGAGCGCTATTGTGCCGGCGAGGCCAAAGAGGGCGTCGCGATGGGCGGGGCACTCTCGCTCGTCCCGGAGGGCCGAATGTCCGACGTCAGAGACCGACTCGAGATGATCTGTGTCCGACTCGGGATCGATACCGAACCGGGACTCGAGTCGGGCGGTCGGAACGAGGGCGGATCTACGCCGTCGTCAGTGGGGATGGCGGACGCGGAAGGGACGGCCGCAGAAGAGATGGACGCGGAAGGGACGGCCGCAGAAGAGATGGACGCGGAAGGGACGGCCGCAGAAGAGATGGACGCGGAGGGTGATCGTGGATCCTGA
- the mnhG gene encoding monovalent cation/H(+) antiporter subunit G, whose translation MIETIRFWAVVVLLGLGVFFTLVSAVGIIRLPDVYARTHTASQADTLGAGLTLAAVALALGWQHATVYTVLLLFFVFITNPTAAHAIARSAAETGVEARLDDEGSSAHGRDAEATDHSTETGGEPQ comes from the coding sequence GTGATCGAGACGATCCGCTTCTGGGCGGTCGTCGTCCTTCTCGGACTCGGCGTTTTCTTTACGCTCGTTTCAGCCGTGGGCATCATTCGGCTGCCCGACGTTTACGCGCGAACGCACACCGCATCCCAGGCGGACACTCTCGGAGCCGGCCTGACGCTTGCAGCCGTCGCACTGGCACTGGGATGGCAGCACGCGACGGTGTACACCGTCCTGTTGCTGTTTTTCGTCTTTATCACCAATCCGACAGCGGCCCACGCGATTGCTCGTTCGGCCGCCGAAACGGGCGTCGAGGCGCGCCTCGACGATGAGGGAAGTAGCGCTCACGGACGTGATGCCGAGGCGACGGACCACAGTACCGAAACGGGAGGTGAACCCCAGTGA
- a CDS encoding (2Fe-2S) ferredoxin domain-containing protein, which yields MKDRTEQHRERLEAHVFVCTNDRDSPHANCAAAGGEETVTAINEWLRDRDAFWTTVSVSTTSCLGLCSEDGAAVSIQPRNTWYSDVTPADVPDLLESEFGADANLDSESEFGADANSDRDPG from the coding sequence ATGAAAGATCGGACCGAGCAACACCGAGAGCGCCTCGAGGCTCACGTGTTCGTCTGCACGAACGACCGCGATTCGCCCCACGCAAATTGCGCCGCGGCGGGTGGCGAGGAAACGGTCACTGCGATAAACGAATGGTTGCGCGACCGAGACGCGTTCTGGACGACGGTATCCGTCAGCACGACTTCTTGTCTGGGATTGTGCAGCGAGGACGGAGCTGCGGTCTCCATCCAGCCGCGGAATACGTGGTATTCGGACGTGACACCGGCCGACGTCCCCGACCTGCTCGAGTCCGAATTCGGGGCGGATGCAAACCTGGACAGCGAGTCCGAATTCGGGGCGGACGCAAACTCGGACCGCGACCCCGGGTGA
- a CDS encoding threonine-phosphate decarboxylase, whose protein sequence is MDPDSIPGESRVPHGGEPDRNLLDFSANTNPRTPDGVDDVFAAALEDSRRYPDDEYPDFRSGAAEYVGCDSTRIVPTPGGLAAIRLAMEIALEPGDEALVPYPSFGEYAREVRLQGSKPRFVHYDEISEVGPAVLEPCSLVVCCTPNNPTGDAIDLDALEALAARCARAGTTLLVDEAFLGFTDLPSAVELDHEHVVVARSLTKLFGLPGLRAGFAVATGDRLDALETARRTWSLGIPAARVGAHCLRQGEFVRDTRERVARERKRMHAALAERFDVQPSDAPYLLCDVGDRTVSTVIADARADGVAIRDATTFRGLDSHVRVAVKDRASNDRLLAALGADDSRTESDHGATDD, encoded by the coding sequence GTGGATCCTGACTCGATTCCGGGAGAGAGTCGAGTCCCGCACGGCGGCGAACCCGACCGGAACCTGCTGGATTTCTCCGCCAATACTAACCCGCGAACTCCCGACGGCGTCGACGACGTATTCGCGGCCGCACTCGAGGACTCTCGGCGCTATCCGGACGACGAGTACCCCGATTTCCGATCTGGCGCGGCCGAGTACGTCGGTTGCGATTCGACGCGTATCGTGCCGACCCCCGGCGGACTCGCCGCGATACGGCTGGCGATGGAAATCGCACTCGAGCCGGGCGACGAGGCGCTGGTCCCGTACCCTAGTTTCGGCGAGTACGCCCGCGAAGTCCGTCTCCAGGGGTCGAAGCCGCGGTTCGTCCACTACGATGAAATCAGCGAGGTTGGCCCCGCCGTACTCGAGCCGTGTTCTCTGGTGGTCTGCTGTACGCCGAACAATCCGACTGGGGACGCGATCGATCTGGACGCGCTCGAGGCGCTCGCGGCCCGCTGTGCTCGTGCCGGGACGACCTTGCTCGTCGACGAAGCGTTTCTCGGGTTCACCGACCTGCCGTCGGCGGTCGAACTCGACCATGAGCACGTCGTCGTCGCCCGCTCGCTTACCAAACTGTTCGGCCTCCCCGGACTCCGCGCCGGGTTCGCCGTCGCAACCGGCGATCGACTGGACGCGCTCGAGACGGCCCGTCGCACGTGGTCGCTCGGGATTCCGGCGGCTCGCGTCGGTGCCCACTGCCTCCGACAGGGTGAGTTCGTTCGCGACACGCGCGAGCGCGTTGCCCGTGAACGAAAGCGGATGCACGCCGCGCTCGCGGAGCGGTTCGACGTCCAGCCGTCGGATGCACCGTACCTCCTCTGTGACGTGGGCGACCGCACCGTCTCGACGGTGATCGCCGATGCGCGGGCCGACGGCGTGGCGATTCGTGACGCGACGACGTTTCGCGGACTCGACTCGCACGTTCGAGTCGCCGTCAAGGACCGAGCGTCGAACGACCGGTTGCTCGCGGCGCTCGGCGCAGACGACTCGAGAACCGAGTCCGACCACGGGGCCACCGATGATTGA